In Vogesella indigofera, a single window of DNA contains:
- a CDS encoding KAP family P-loop NTPase fold protein, which produces MTVSAFAADIPATEDLLGFTPHAQRLAATILQGLPEGQSFVIGIEGEWGEGKSSFIHFLKQAFPQGDTDPLRPTLVEFNPWWFEGSDQLLRHFFDELLGQIDWSHRLRDSVRTKLNLLGSAGVRVGKVLQACSIGCVEPATIAAVAAFGKSIETGAGAIHSNSQPKSFHRLRGNAANALKTLQFKTIVFIDDLDRLPASEICELFRVIKAVADLPNIVYVIAYDRAIVASALDSMHKDRGEAYLEKIIQLPYRLPTPKHSDRLRYHKTQLGSSSLLKEIVCSDDLEVKLALSLVTDAFLLKPRDVKRLLASLLTSRHVPAEIRLDPLDFVFLEALRLKDRALWRQLVAAWLDCQFYAQFDSSQSTSRESQRQTWLQSRFPDFDKRPAAVQRSVMFFTNWPLVAKLDVAPRVSTPQRLAQLEALFVSGMPVSDEQQALMGMANGYLQQTLADKVFDNAQLDRFIRTETSSMLQKRLPDDGRVGLFLYEVKGHLQHGAWSDVSRAHLMAVARFIEEELDRTTRMSPMIHYLADVVALVNASGVSAFSVHDMLQEWLRRDSAPSVVSCLAFIKESAFTSLQSDVAKYYLGCRLHELLRDPQRLLILLEMSKHAELHGAWLDSLEDYSELTEKDTEFLSAMFRSETGRQALAFSDWLYRSERFCGLVHALRKTYTDPQFENGARFFLDRAAQLS; this is translated from the coding sequence ATGACCGTTTCTGCCTTCGCCGCTGATATCCCCGCCACCGAAGATCTGCTCGGCTTTACGCCGCACGCGCAAAGGTTGGCCGCAACCATTCTGCAAGGTCTGCCCGAGGGGCAAAGCTTCGTCATCGGCATCGAAGGCGAGTGGGGCGAGGGCAAGTCCAGCTTTATCCATTTCCTCAAGCAGGCATTCCCGCAAGGCGATACCGATCCGTTGCGGCCAACCTTGGTCGAGTTCAACCCGTGGTGGTTTGAAGGTTCGGATCAGCTGTTAAGGCATTTTTTTGATGAATTGCTGGGACAGATAGATTGGTCGCATCGCTTGCGCGACTCTGTACGGACAAAGCTAAATTTGCTGGGTAGTGCCGGAGTTCGAGTTGGCAAAGTCTTGCAGGCATGCTCTATCGGTTGTGTTGAACCAGCGACAATTGCAGCTGTTGCAGCCTTCGGCAAGTCCATTGAGACAGGGGCTGGGGCGATACATTCGAACAGCCAGCCCAAGTCATTCCATCGTTTGCGAGGTAATGCGGCTAACGCACTGAAGACTCTCCAATTCAAGACCATCGTTTTCATCGACGATCTCGACCGGCTGCCGGCAAGCGAAATCTGCGAGCTGTTCCGCGTCATCAAGGCGGTCGCCGATCTGCCCAATATCGTCTACGTCATCGCCTATGATCGCGCCATTGTTGCGTCAGCTTTGGACTCTATGCACAAAGACCGTGGCGAAGCATATCTGGAAAAAATCATCCAGCTGCCGTACCGGTTACCCACACCTAAACACAGTGATCGGCTTCGCTATCACAAGACGCAGTTGGGAAGCTCGTCATTGCTGAAAGAAATAGTGTGCAGTGATGACTTGGAAGTAAAACTGGCCCTGAGTTTGGTCACGGATGCTTTTTTGCTGAAGCCGCGAGATGTCAAACGGTTGCTTGCCAGCTTGCTGACGAGTCGCCATGTTCCGGCAGAAATTCGGCTGGACCCGCTGGACTTTGTGTTTCTGGAGGCACTGCGGCTGAAAGATCGTGCCCTTTGGCGACAGCTTGTTGCGGCGTGGCTTGATTGCCAGTTTTATGCTCAGTTCGATAGTTCACAAAGCACGTCGCGCGAATCACAACGGCAAACGTGGCTGCAATCCCGATTCCCGGACTTTGACAAAAGACCGGCTGCTGTACAACGCTCAGTGATGTTTTTTACCAACTGGCCATTGGTAGCAAAGCTGGATGTTGCTCCCAGGGTTTCTACGCCGCAGCGATTGGCACAACTGGAAGCGCTGTTTGTTTCCGGAATGCCAGTTTCTGATGAGCAACAAGCTTTGATGGGCATGGCTAATGGCTATCTGCAGCAGACGTTGGCCGACAAGGTATTCGATAACGCGCAATTGGACCGATTTATCCGGACAGAAACCTCCTCTATGCTGCAAAAGAGATTGCCTGACGACGGGAGAGTTGGGCTGTTCCTGTATGAAGTAAAGGGTCATCTGCAGCATGGCGCTTGGTCAGACGTGTCACGTGCGCACTTGATGGCGGTAGCCCGCTTTATTGAAGAGGAGCTGGATAGGACCACTAGAATGAGTCCCATGATCCACTACTTGGCAGATGTGGTGGCACTAGTCAATGCATCAGGAGTCAGTGCATTCAGTGTGCATGACATGCTGCAGGAGTGGTTGAGGCGTGACTCGGCGCCGAGTGTGGTTTCGTGCCTGGCGTTTATCAAGGAATCAGCTTTTACCAGTCTGCAATCCGATGTCGCCAAATATTATTTGGGTTGCCGTTTGCACGAGCTATTACGCGACCCACAGCGTTTACTCATTTTGCTGGAAATGTCCAAGCATGCAGAGCTGCATGGAGCATGGCTGGATAGCCTGGAAGACTATTCAGAACTGACTGAAAAAGATACCGAGTTCCTTTCCGCGATGTTCCGTTCAGAGACTGGACGGCAAGCGTTGGCTTTTAGTGATTGGCTATACCGGTCTGAACGGTTCTGTGGGCTGGTGCATGCGTTGCGCAAGACGTATACGGATCCGCAGTTCGAGAATGGAGCCCGATTCTTCCTGGACAGGGCCGCTCAATTAAGCTGA
- a CDS encoding chromate transporter — protein MSAMLLALFLVFGQLSLMAVGGANAVVPEMLRMVVNEHGWMTAAEFTALFAIAQSAPGPNVLIASLVGWQMASLPGAAISLLGICGPSSVLSFYVARLWQRFRDYKLCHAIQRGFAPLSIGLVLGGAWLLAGIANTGWSAWLLCALSALIAWRTSLHPLWLLGAGAVAGLLGWV, from the coding sequence ATGAGCGCGATGCTGCTTGCCCTGTTCCTGGTGTTCGGCCAGCTGTCGCTGATGGCGGTCGGCGGCGCCAACGCGGTGGTGCCGGAAATGCTGCGCATGGTGGTCAACGAGCACGGCTGGATGACGGCGGCGGAATTCACCGCGCTGTTCGCCATCGCGCAGTCGGCACCGGGGCCGAACGTGCTGATCGCCAGCCTGGTCGGCTGGCAGATGGCCAGCCTGCCCGGCGCCGCCATCAGCCTGCTCGGCATCTGCGGCCCGTCCTCGGTGCTCAGCTTCTACGTCGCCAGACTGTGGCAGCGTTTCCGCGATTACAAGCTGTGCCACGCCATCCAGCGCGGCTTCGCGCCGCTGTCGATCGGGCTGGTGCTGGGCGGCGCCTGGCTGCTGGCCGGCATCGCCAACACCGGTTGGAGCGCGTGGCTGCTGTGCGCCCTCAGCGCGCTGATCGCTTGGCGCACCAGCCTGCACCCGCTGTGGCTGCTGGGCGCCGGCGCCGTGGCCGGGCTGCTGGGCTGGGTGTAG
- a CDS encoding chromate transporter: METHNIPTRRELFTGFFGIGIVGFGGVLPLVHHMLVLRKGWLTDAEFTELLGLGQILPGPNVVNLSVAVGGRFHGASGALLAFSGLLLAPFCIAMLLVSLYQQYRGLPALQQVLAGLAPAATGLIFGMGLRLAAKLERSSWCIALAVLTFVAIGLLHWPLLPLLLVMVPLAVTLAWHLQKEPT; the protein is encoded by the coding sequence ATGGAAACACACAACATCCCCACCCGCCGCGAGCTGTTCACCGGCTTTTTCGGCATCGGCATCGTCGGTTTCGGCGGCGTGCTGCCGCTGGTGCACCACATGCTGGTGCTGCGCAAAGGCTGGCTGACCGACGCTGAATTCACCGAACTGCTCGGCCTCGGCCAGATCCTGCCCGGCCCCAACGTGGTCAATCTCAGTGTCGCCGTCGGCGGCCGCTTCCACGGCGCCAGCGGTGCGCTGCTGGCGTTCAGCGGCCTGCTGCTGGCGCCGTTCTGCATCGCCATGCTGCTGGTGTCGCTGTACCAGCAGTACCGCGGCCTGCCGGCGCTGCAGCAGGTGCTGGCCGGGCTGGCGCCGGCGGCCACCGGCCTGATCTTCGGCATGGGGCTGCGACTGGCCGCCAAGCTGGAGCGCAGCAGCTGGTGCATCGCGCTGGCGGTGCTCACCTTTGTCGCCATTGGCCTGCTGCACTGGCCGCTGCTGCCGTTGCTGCTGGTGATGGTGCCGCTGGCGGTGACGCTGGCCTGGCACCTGCAGAAGGAGCCGACATGA
- the gcvA gene encoding transcriptional regulator GcvA, with translation MNRRLPSLNALRAFEAAARCGSFSAAAEQLHVTHGAISRQIKQLEEWLGLALFDRVGKRVLLTDNGRQYLPALQTAFDSIATATERLTQGRTRQLRINATPTLAMHWLLPRLTRFQLRHPGVELRLATSDTIIHDQHADFDIAIRRGHDHWHGFVSHLFLTEHEQPLLSPALLASRPLATVADLAQHTLLHSETRPVSWERWLAAAGSPALQAAAHQHFDHYYLALQAAVDGLGVALSAQPVTDALIASGKLVAPLDGPRVKARGYSWVLPLTLAEDPLCADFCAWLEEEGGN, from the coding sequence ATGAACCGGCGACTTCCCTCTCTCAATGCCTTGCGCGCCTTTGAAGCCGCGGCACGCTGCGGCAGTTTCAGCGCCGCGGCGGAACAGCTGCATGTGACCCACGGCGCCATCAGCCGCCAGATCAAGCAGCTGGAGGAGTGGCTGGGGCTGGCGCTGTTCGACCGCGTCGGCAAACGTGTGCTGCTCACCGACAACGGCCGCCAGTACCTGCCGGCGCTGCAGACCGCGTTCGACAGCATCGCCACCGCCACCGAGCGGCTGACCCAGGGCCGCACGCGGCAGTTGCGCATCAACGCCACGCCGACGCTGGCGATGCACTGGCTGCTACCGCGGCTGACCCGCTTCCAGCTGCGCCATCCCGGCGTCGAGCTGCGGCTGGCAACCTCGGACACCATCATCCACGACCAGCACGCCGATTTCGACATCGCCATCCGCCGCGGCCACGACCACTGGCACGGCTTCGTGTCGCACCTGTTCCTCACCGAGCACGAACAGCCACTGCTCAGCCCGGCGCTGTTGGCGAGCAGGCCGCTGGCGACGGTGGCCGATCTGGCGCAGCACACGCTGCTGCACTCGGAAACGCGGCCGGTGTCGTGGGAACGCTGGCTGGCGGCGGCCGGCAGCCCGGCGCTGCAGGCGGCGGCGCACCAGCACTTCGACCACTACTATCTGGCGCTGCAGGCGGCGGTCGACGGCCTGGGGGTGGCGCTCAGCGCACAGCCGGTGACCGACGCGCTGATCGCCAGCGGCAAGCTGGTGGCGCCGCTGGACGGGCCGCGGGTGAAGGCGCGCGGCTATTCCTGGGTGCTGCCGCTGACGCTGGCGGAAGACCCGCTGTGCGCCGATTTCTGCGCCTGGCTGGAGGAGGAAGGCGGCAATTAG
- the kup gene encoding low affinity potassium transporter Kup — translation MQAQNKQALAGITLAALGVVYGDIGTSPLYTLKECFGPHLGLAVTPANVLGILSLIVWGLILVVSLKYLSFVLRADNRGEGGILTLMALARRCVGPRGWMLAAIGLMGGGFFYGEVVITPAISVLSAVEGLEVITPAFKPYVLPLALTVLTGLFLIQKHGTASVGKLFGPVMMLWFAALAALGVHGIAGNPAVLAALNPLWGIEFLFSHGAIGFLALGSVVLALTGAEALYADMGHFGAKPIRLAWFFYVLPALLLNYFGQGAEILASPEARTNPFFHLAPQWALLPLVILSTCATVIASQAVISGVFSLTRQAVQLGYLPRMEITHTSDNEIGQIYIPLINWGLLAAVIMVVIMFQNSSALAGAYGIAVTGTMVITSILVCTVAWRGWNWPRALVAPLLVALLVIDLPLFLANVVKIFAGGWLPLLIGIGAFILMTTWKQGRRLLMQRLNEMAIPLDGFVENMETYPPGRVQGTAVFLTNSTHGVPHALLHNLKHNKVLHERVVLMTIRGEDIPYVDEDERVEILQLSGSFWRVMAYYGFKETPDVQQILDLCAAKGLAFELMDTSFFLSRETLIQTDREGMSPWRETLFVWMSRNALRATDFFQIPTNRVVEMGAQVEL, via the coding sequence ATGCAGGCTCAAAACAAACAGGCGCTCGCCGGTATCACGCTGGCGGCGCTGGGGGTCGTGTACGGGGACATCGGCACCAGCCCCCTCTACACCCTGAAAGAATGCTTCGGCCCCCACCTCGGCCTGGCGGTGACGCCGGCCAACGTGCTGGGCATCCTGTCGCTGATCGTCTGGGGCCTGATCCTGGTCGTGTCGCTGAAATACCTCAGCTTCGTGCTGCGCGCCGACAACCGCGGCGAGGGCGGCATCCTGACGCTGATGGCGCTGGCGCGGCGTTGCGTCGGCCCGCGCGGCTGGATGCTGGCCGCCATCGGTCTGATGGGCGGCGGCTTCTTCTACGGCGAGGTGGTGATCACCCCGGCGATCTCGGTGCTGTCGGCGGTGGAAGGGCTGGAGGTGATCACCCCCGCGTTCAAGCCCTACGTGCTGCCGCTGGCGCTGACGGTGCTGACCGGCCTGTTCCTGATCCAGAAGCACGGCACCGCCAGTGTCGGCAAGCTGTTCGGCCCGGTGATGATGCTGTGGTTCGCGGCGCTGGCCGCGCTCGGCGTGCACGGCATTGCCGGCAACCCGGCGGTGCTGGCGGCACTGAATCCGCTGTGGGGCATCGAATTCCTGTTCAGCCACGGCGCCATCGGCTTCCTGGCGCTCGGCTCGGTGGTGCTGGCGCTGACCGGCGCCGAGGCGCTGTACGCCGACATGGGCCACTTCGGCGCCAAGCCGATCCGCCTGGCGTGGTTCTTCTACGTGCTGCCGGCGCTGCTACTGAACTACTTCGGCCAGGGCGCGGAGATCCTCGCCAGTCCGGAGGCACGCACCAACCCGTTCTTCCACCTGGCGCCGCAGTGGGCGCTGCTGCCGCTGGTGATCCTGTCCACCTGCGCCACGGTGATCGCGTCGCAGGCGGTGATCTCCGGCGTGTTCTCGCTGACCCGCCAGGCGGTGCAGCTGGGCTACCTGCCGCGCATGGAGATCACCCACACCTCCGACAACGAGATCGGCCAGATCTACATCCCGCTGATCAACTGGGGCCTGCTGGCGGCGGTGATCATGGTGGTGATCATGTTCCAGAATTCCAGCGCGCTGGCCGGCGCCTACGGCATCGCCGTCACCGGCACCATGGTGATCACCTCCATCCTGGTGTGCACCGTCGCCTGGCGTGGCTGGAACTGGCCGCGGGCGCTGGTGGCACCGCTGCTGGTCGCGCTGCTGGTGATCGACCTGCCGCTGTTCCTCGCCAACGTGGTGAAAATCTTCGCCGGCGGCTGGCTGCCGTTGCTGATCGGTATCGGCGCCTTCATCCTGATGACCACCTGGAAGCAGGGCCGCAGGCTGCTGATGCAGCGCCTGAACGAGATGGCGATTCCGCTGGACGGCTTTGTCGAGAACATGGAGACCTACCCGCCGGGCCGGGTGCAGGGCACCGCGGTATTCCTCACCAACTCCACCCACGGCGTGCCGCACGCGCTGCTGCACAACCTGAAGCACAACAAGGTGCTGCACGAGCGGGTGGTGCTGATGACCATCCGCGGCGAGGACATCCCCTATGTCGACGAAGACGAGCGGGTGGAAATCCTGCAGCTGTCCGGCAGCTTCTGGCGGGTGATGGCCTACTACGGCTTCAAGGAAACGCCGGACGTGCAGCAGATCCTCGACCTGTGTGCGGCGAAGGGCCTGGCTTTCGAGCTGATGGACACCTCGTTCTTCCTGTCGCGCGAAACGCTGATCCAGACCGATCGCGAAGGCATGTCGCCGTGGCGCGAGACGCTGTTCGTGTGGATGAGCCGCAATGCGCTGCGCGCCACCGACTTCTTCCAGATCCCGACCAACCGCGTGGTGGAGATGGGCGCGCAGGTCGAGCTGTAA
- the ampD gene encoding 1,6-anhydro-N-acetylmuramyl-L-alanine amidase AmpD, producing the protein MTLDAGGWVNEAQQLPSPNCDSYPQPAVPLLVIHNISLPPYRYGGDGVAQLFGNTLDPAADPYYATIAHLRVSAHFFIRRDGSLLQFVSTRQRAWHAGVSQWRGRERCNDFALGIELEGCDFEPFCHAQYRTLAALARLLQRECGIEAITGHQHIAPGRKTDPGPYFDWPRLAAAVGRALPEN; encoded by the coding sequence CTGACGCTGGACGCCGGCGGCTGGGTCAACGAGGCGCAACAGCTGCCGTCGCCAAACTGCGACAGTTATCCACAACCGGCGGTGCCGCTGCTGGTTATCCACAATATCAGCCTGCCGCCGTACCGCTACGGCGGCGACGGCGTGGCGCAGCTGTTCGGCAATACTCTCGATCCGGCGGCCGATCCCTACTACGCCACCATCGCCCACCTGCGAGTGTCGGCGCACTTCTTCATCCGTCGCGACGGCAGCCTGCTGCAGTTCGTGTCCACCCGCCAGCGCGCTTGGCACGCCGGGGTATCGCAGTGGCGCGGCCGCGAGCGCTGCAATGACTTCGCACTCGGCATCGAGCTGGAAGGCTGCGACTTCGAGCCGTTCTGCCACGCGCAGTACCGCACGCTGGCAGCGCTGGCGCGGCTGCTGCAGCGCGAGTGCGGCATCGAGGCCATCACCGGCCACCAGCACATCGCGCCGGGGCGCAAGACCGATCCGGGGCCGTACTTCGACTGGCCAAGGTTGGCCGCAGCGGTGGGGCGGGCATTGCCGGAGAACTGA
- a CDS encoding hemerythrin domain-containing protein, with protein MLSLDALTSAIPAPSFDEPLDMLYACHDKVRHFCEQLDALPGYIASHGHSHAALNTIAGIVRYFEIAGPAHHQDEEQELFPLIVARQPDAAAKIEQLLAEHGYLNARWRAIHDQLQAFGRGELAELDAAAIAEFTRLYREHAQREEDWLFPVAGQLIGEDELRDAGQRMAARRTTPR; from the coding sequence ATGCTGAGCCTGGACGCCCTCACCAGCGCGATCCCCGCGCCTTCCTTCGACGAACCGCTGGACATGCTGTACGCCTGCCACGACAAGGTACGCCACTTTTGCGAGCAGCTGGACGCGCTGCCCGGCTATATCGCCAGCCACGGCCACAGCCACGCCGCGCTGAACACCATCGCCGGCATCGTGCGCTATTTCGAGATCGCCGGCCCGGCGCACCACCAGGACGAGGAGCAGGAGCTGTTCCCGCTGATCGTGGCGCGGCAGCCGGACGCCGCCGCCAAGATCGAGCAGCTGCTGGCCGAGCACGGCTACCTGAACGCGCGCTGGCGCGCCATCCACGACCAGCTGCAGGCCTTCGGGCGCGGCGAGCTGGCGGAACTGGACGCCGCCGCCATCGCCGAGTTCACCCGCCTGTACCGCGAACACGCGCAGCGCGAGGAGGACTGGCTGTTCCCGGTCGCCGGCCAGCTGATCGGCGAGGACGAGCTGCGCGATGCGGGCCAGCGCATGGCGGCGCGGCGCACCACGCCACGCTAG
- the argH gene encoding argininosuccinate lyase has product MQDTHAWSGRFSEPVSELVKKYTASVTFDNRLAEFDIEGSLAHAAMLNKCGVLSDADLAAIRDGMAAIIADIRAGNFEWSVDLEDVHMNVERRLTDKIGDAGKRLHTGRSRNDQVATDIRLWLRAQIDTIVGFIAELQTSLLDLAEANADTVMPGFTHLQVAQPVTFGHHMLAYVEMLGRDAERMTDCRKRVNRLPLGAAALAGTTFPIDRHYTAQLLGFDDVCHNSLDAVSDRDFAIEFTAAASLVMVHLSRLSEELILWMSPRVGFIDIADRFCTGSSIMPQKKNPDVPELVRGKSGRVVGHLIALVTLMKAQPLAYNKDNQEDKEPLFDTADTLIDTLRIYADMMRGITVKKDAMRAAVLQGFATATDLADYLVKKGMPFRDSHEVVALTVRHAELQGVDIADLSLDKLREFSDLIEQDVFSVLTPEGSLAQRDHVGGTAPNQVRAQIARHRARLAG; this is encoded by the coding sequence ATGCAAGACACGCACGCCTGGTCTGGCCGCTTCTCCGAGCCGGTCTCCGAGCTGGTCAAGAAATACACCGCTTCGGTCACCTTTGATAACCGTCTGGCCGAATTCGACATCGAAGGCTCGCTGGCCCACGCCGCGATGCTCAACAAGTGCGGCGTGCTGTCCGATGCCGATCTGGCCGCGATCCGCGACGGCATGGCCGCCATCATCGCCGACATCCGCGCCGGCAACTTCGAGTGGAGCGTGGATCTGGAAGACGTGCACATGAACGTCGAGCGCCGCCTCACCGACAAGATCGGCGACGCCGGCAAGCGCCTGCACACCGGCCGCTCGCGTAACGATCAGGTGGCCACCGACATCCGCCTGTGGCTGCGCGCGCAGATCGACACCATCGTCGGTTTCATCGCCGAGCTGCAGACCAGCCTCTTGGACCTGGCCGAAGCCAATGCCGACACCGTGATGCCGGGCTTCACCCACCTGCAAGTCGCCCAGCCGGTGACCTTCGGCCACCACATGCTGGCCTACGTCGAGATGCTGGGCCGCGACGCCGAGCGCATGACCGACTGCCGCAAGCGGGTGAACCGTCTGCCGCTGGGCGCCGCCGCGCTGGCCGGCACCACCTTCCCCATCGACCGCCACTACACCGCGCAGCTCTTGGGCTTCGACGACGTGTGCCACAACTCGCTGGACGCGGTGTCCGACCGTGACTTCGCCATCGAATTCACCGCCGCCGCGTCCTTGGTGATGGTGCACCTCTCCCGCCTGTCAGAAGAGCTGATCCTGTGGATGAGCCCGCGCGTCGGCTTCATCGACATCGCCGACCGCTTCTGCACCGGCAGCTCCATCATGCCGCAGAAGAAAAACCCGGACGTGCCGGAACTGGTACGCGGCAAGTCCGGCCGCGTGGTCGGCCACCTGATCGCACTGGTCACCCTGATGAAGGCGCAGCCGCTGGCCTACAACAAGGACAACCAGGAAGACAAGGAACCGCTGTTCGACACCGCGGATACGCTGATCGACACCCTGCGCATCTACGCCGACATGATGCGCGGCATCACGGTGAAGAAGGACGCGATGCGCGCCGCGGTGCTGCAGGGCTTTGCCACCGCCACCGACCTGGCCGACTACCTGGTGAAGAAGGGCATGCCGTTCCGCGACAGCCACGAAGTGGTGGCACTGACCGTGCGCCACGCCGAGCTGCAGGGCGTGGACATTGCCGACCTGAGCCTGGACAAGCTGCGCGAGTTCAGCGACCTGATCGAGCAGGACGTGTTCAGCGTGCTGACGCCAGAAGGCTCGCTGGCACAGCGCGACCACGTCGGCGGCACCGCGCCGAACCAGGTGCGCGCGCAGATCGCCCGCCACCGCGCGCGTCTGGCTGGCTAA
- a CDS encoding AraC family transcriptional regulator encodes MAQARPAPQQASRFWRDDALPFIESRTVADGRQVCYEKHSHETFSLGVIDGGHSHYLNGNQRHEIAAGSVLMMNPGEVHACAPVRGAGWAYRMLYVDRDWLGARQAELGLSPHGDFQPLACQLSLDPRLYAAFTRFHSVLTATDSEPLLKESVAVQFFSEALSALAHGKLATSGAPDKLARAVDFIHSHATESLSLQQICAAASLSPSYLIRAFSQHYHMTPHAYLLNCRIQHARRLLRGRQPLAEVAHASGFADQAHFQRVFKRLTAVTPGHYRC; translated from the coding sequence ATGGCACAAGCACGCCCGGCCCCGCAGCAAGCATCCCGCTTCTGGCGTGATGACGCGCTGCCCTTCATCGAGTCCCGCACCGTCGCGGACGGCCGCCAGGTCTGCTATGAAAAACACTCGCACGAAACGTTCTCGCTCGGCGTGATTGATGGCGGTCACAGCCACTACCTGAACGGCAACCAGCGGCACGAGATCGCCGCCGGCAGCGTACTGATGATGAATCCGGGCGAGGTGCACGCCTGCGCGCCGGTTCGCGGCGCCGGCTGGGCGTATCGCATGCTGTATGTGGACCGGGACTGGCTGGGCGCACGGCAGGCCGAACTGGGGCTGTCGCCGCATGGCGACTTCCAGCCGCTGGCCTGCCAGCTTAGTCTCGACCCGCGCCTGTACGCTGCCTTTACCCGTTTTCACTCCGTGCTGACCGCCACCGATAGCGAACCGCTACTGAAGGAAAGCGTCGCCGTACAGTTCTTCAGCGAGGCCTTGTCCGCCTTGGCGCATGGCAAGCTGGCAACATCTGGCGCACCGGACAAACTGGCGCGGGCAGTCGACTTTATCCACAGCCACGCGACCGAGTCCTTGAGTCTGCAGCAGATCTGCGCGGCGGCCTCGCTGTCACCGTCCTACCTGATCCGTGCCTTCAGCCAGCACTATCACATGACACCGCACGCCTATCTGCTCAACTGCCGTATCCAGCATGCCAGACGTCTGCTGCGTGGCCGCCAGCCACTGGCGGAAGTCGCGCACGCCAGCGGCTTTGCCGACCAGGCGCATTTCCAGCGCGTGTTCAAACGCCTCACCGCCGTCACGCCGGGCCATTACCGGTGCTGA
- a CDS encoding LysE family translocator: MSLYLSMSLFALAASISPGPVNLLGLAHGVQYGFRASLRHVTGATMGFTLLLLLIGLGLHEVLSHWPLVTVAIKWAGAAFLLYMAWKLFRADGALGDQRAGQAPSYWQGALMQWLNPKAWLASVAGMGAFAGGDSLLVWQFSALYWAICYLSLACWAYAGAALGQYLHSAARIRLLNRLLAVLLLLSTVLLF; this comes from the coding sequence ATGAGCCTGTATCTGTCGATGTCCTTGTTTGCGCTGGCGGCCTCCATCTCTCCGGGGCCGGTGAATCTGCTGGGCCTCGCCCACGGTGTGCAGTACGGTTTTCGTGCCAGCTTGCGGCATGTCACCGGCGCAACCATGGGATTTACCCTGTTATTGCTGTTGATCGGCCTCGGCCTGCACGAGGTGCTGAGCCACTGGCCGCTGGTGACCGTCGCCATCAAGTGGGCCGGTGCCGCCTTCCTGCTGTACATGGCCTGGAAGTTGTTCCGCGCGGATGGCGCACTGGGAGACCAGCGTGCCGGGCAGGCGCCGTCGTACTGGCAGGGGGCCCTGATGCAATGGCTGAACCCGAAGGCCTGGCTGGCGTCGGTGGCCGGGATGGGGGCTTTTGCCGGCGGCGACAGCCTGCTGGTCTGGCAATTCAGCGCGCTGTACTGGGCGATCTGCTATCTCTCGCTGGCCTGCTGGGCTTATGCCGGCGCGGCGCTGGGGCAATACCTGCACTCCGCCGCCCGTATCCGGCTGCTGAACCGCTTGCTGGCGGTCTTGCTGCTGCTGAGCACGGTCTTGCTGTTCTGA
- a CDS encoding substrate-binding periplasmic protein, with translation MNWRWVCGGLALLCGLPLAAQAASTRPPLTIVAMDQASPPYVIGEGDHFAPQPGLAVELAQRAAKACGVELQLLRQPGLRMLQSLKSGSADAALLLSYNEERAQFAVYPLRDGQPDGRQRMSTLRYVLFVRHDSLLAWDGERLSPPQAVVGSNIGWSVIKDLERFQIKVETALNVDSNFNKLQAGRIDAYAIQDLLAAGYLSTHPKLAVRALPQPLVSKDYFMPFSRQFAARQPQLVQCMWQQVARQRDALLQRRMAIYLNH, from the coding sequence ATGAACTGGAGATGGGTTTGCGGCGGGCTGGCGCTGCTGTGCGGCCTGCCGTTGGCGGCGCAGGCGGCCAGCACGCGCCCGCCGCTGACCATCGTCGCCATGGACCAGGCGTCGCCACCCTACGTCATCGGCGAAGGCGACCATTTCGCGCCGCAACCCGGCCTTGCCGTCGAGCTGGCGCAGCGGGCGGCGAAGGCCTGTGGCGTCGAGCTGCAATTGCTGCGCCAGCCGGGGCTGCGCATGCTGCAGAGCCTGAAAAGCGGCAGCGCTGACGCGGCGCTGTTGCTGTCCTACAACGAGGAACGCGCGCAGTTCGCGGTCTACCCGTTGCGCGACGGCCAGCCCGACGGCCGCCAGCGCATGAGCACGCTGCGCTACGTGCTGTTCGTGCGCCACGACAGCCTGCTTGCGTGGGACGGCGAGCGGCTGAGCCCGCCACAGGCGGTGGTGGGCAGCAATATCGGCTGGTCGGTGATCAAGGATCTGGAGCGCTTCCAGATCAAGGTGGAAACCGCGCTCAACGTCGACAGCAACTTCAACAAGCTGCAGGCCGGGCGTATCGACGCCTACGCGATCCAGGACCTGCTGGCCGCCGGCTACCTGTCCACGCATCCGAAGCTCGCGGTACGCGCGCTGCCGCAGCCGCTGGTGAGCAAGGACTACTTCATGCCGTTCAGCCGCCAGTTTGCCGCGCGCCAGCCGCAGCTGGTGCAGTGCATGTGGCAGCAGGTGGCGCGCCAGCGCGACGCGCTGCTGCAGCGGCGCATGGCGATCTATCTCAATCACTGA